AGGAGCGTTTCATGAAGGAAATGCTCGCAAATGTAAGTGCTGACGAGCGCCGCCTGCTTATTGGTGTGCTGGCGCGTATGCGTAACAACATAGACAATATCGAAGCTTAAGAGGAGTGTATCAACATGATCAAAACAAACGATTTTATGGAGATTATGAAAGGCCGCCGTTCTATTCGCAACTATGATCCAACGGTGACAATCAGCAAAGAAGAGATGAAAGAAATCTTAGAGGAAGCAACAACTGCGCCATCTTCTGTTAACGCGCAGCCATGGCGTTTTCTCGTCATCGACAGCCCGGAAGGAAAAGAAAAGCTCGCACCGCTTGCAAGCTTTAACCAAACACAAGTCACAACATCATCTGCCGTCATCGCTGTATTTGCAGACATGAACAATGCAGACTACTTAGAAGAAATTTATTCAAAAGCGGTGGAACTCGGTTACATGCCGCAAGAGGTCAAAGATAGACAAATCGCCGCGCTGACCGCTCATTTTGAAAAGCTTCCCGCGCAGGTAAACCGCGAAACCATCCTGATTGACGGAGGGCTCGTTTCGATGCAACTGATGCTGACTGCACGCGCGCACGGCTATGATACAAACCCGATCGGAGGATACGATAAAGAAAACATCGCGGAAACGTTCGGATTAGATAAAGAACGGTATGTACCGGTCATGCTTCTTTCTATCGGAAAAGCAGCGGACGAAGGCTATGCTTCCTACCGTCTCCCAATTGATACAATTGCAGAATGGAAGTAAAACAAAGAGCCCAGACTCATTTCTGGGCTCTTTTCTCTATTATTCTTTGATTTTCTTCCTTCTAAACGGCCACCAGTTGCCTTCTCCAAAGGTCACGATGATTGCCGGCATAAAGAGCGGAAGAATGACAAGGCCGTAAAGCAGCAGCCCGATAATGATGACACTCGCCACCTGCATCAGCGTATTGACGCCCGAGGGCATCATCGCCGCGAACGTGCCGGCCAATATAATGGCCGCTGTAATAATGACGGACCCCATTTTGCTCATTGACTTGATGACACCTTGCTCTATGCCAAGGTGCACCTCCTCCTTAAAGCGGTCAAGCAAGAAGATCGAATAATCCACGCCTAACGCGATCAAGATGACAAAGCTGAAGAACGGTACTGCCCAGCTGACGCCGGCATTTCCCAGGCCGTTCACAAAAATTAATTCTGTTATGGATATCGACGTATAGTACGTCAACAGCAATGACGCGATCATATAAATCGGCATGATCATCGAGCGGAACAAAATGGTTAACACAATAAACAAGCCTATAATCATGATCACCATTGTTCTGGAGAAGTCCGCTGTGGACAGTTCTTTTAAGTCCGCATTCACACTTGTGACTCCGCCGTATACGATCTGGGCATCCTCCAGAGGAGTGCCGTCGACTTCGTTTGCTACGGCTTTTTTGATTTGATTGATTGTTGTAATGGCCTGTTCTGAATAAGGATTAGAGTCCAGGACGACGCTTAATTTCACGCCTTTGCCATCCGCAAAGGAATATTGGTCAATTGACTTCTTAAAGCCTTTATCCTTCATGACTTGATCAGGAATGAATATGCCTGTATCTCTTACGCTTGAGCTTTTGCCCATGTTCTCTAACATATCACTGGAAGCTGACATGCCGTCAGAGATTTTCGTCAGGCCGTCATTTGCACTCTTCACGCCTCCGGCCAGCTTCTTCAGGCTTTCTGTCAGCGTTCCGGCTTGTGCCTGCTGGCCTGAGAGCTGCTGGTCCGCTTGTTCAAGGCCAGTTTGAATCTGTCCAAGCTGTCCACTGATTGCCGTAAGCTGCTGCACGGTCTGTGCGGTATTGCCGGTTTGGGAAATCTGTTTGCTCACAAGCTGCAGCTGCTGATTGATTTTGCCCAATCCGTCTGCCGCATCGCCTAGTGAACCGCCGGAGCTGCTATCTGAGGCAGAGCCGGTTTGCCCAGCCATTTGATTCAATCCATTTTCTATATCCGTTAAACCGCTCTGGACATCGGTGATTCCTTTTGCCGTCTTATCCAGCCCGTCTGAAACTGAGTTTAGCTGTTTATCAATATATAAATCTTTGATTGTATCACCGGTCGGCTGTGTAATGGTCATGACAGAGTCAACATGATCGACTTTCTCAATCGCTTTGCTGACATTTCCAAGGTAAGGGATTGTATCAGCTGTCGTGAGTTCTTTGTCTCCTTTCACGATAACATTGATCGGGAACGCTTTCCCTTCACCGAATCCATCTTTGATGGCCTCAAGAGCTTTTACTGATTGATAATCGCTGCTGATTTCCGCAGTCGAATCGAATGAAATCTGGTCATCATAGGCCAAGATGAACGGAAGCGTGATGATCACCGTGATGACAATAAACAGAAACGGACGCACAACCGAATGTCTGCCAAGAAACGCCCATAATTTATTGTCACTGTGCGACAGCACTTTTTTAGAAGGCCAGAATAACTTTTCTCCCAGTGTCACCATAAATAATGGCAGTAATGTGTAGAGGATGATCATTAAAATTCCGACACCGACTGCGACTCCTACTGCGGATTGGAAAATCGCAAATTTCGCAAAACCTAAGGCAGAAAACCCGATTAATACAGCAAAACCGCTGATAAATAAGGTTTTTCCTCCTGTACGGTAAGCGATAAGGGCCGCTTCTTTTTTGTCATATCCATTTGCCAATTCTTCACGGAATCGGGTCAGAAGCAGAATGCAGTAATCTGTTCCGATACCGAACAGGATGGCGACTAGGAAAGTTTGTGTAAACGTCGAGATAGGAAAATCGACATTGTACACGAGAATGCCCAGAATGGATTGACTGATGAGATAAGAGAACCCGACAACCACAATCGGGATAAAAGGCGTCACAACAGAGCGGAACACGATCAGCAATAAACCGATGATCAAACAGACTGTGATCACTTCCGTTTTCTTAAGCCCTTCCTCTGAGCTGTGAGCGAAATCCTGATTGATAAGAGAAGCTCCTGTTATATATGCGGTTACATCATCAGGAACGACTTTATACATGTCATCGGCGATTTTTTCCGCCTTTTTATCAGAACCTGTAATCGTGACAGGAACGAGGACGGTTTTCTTGTCTTTCGAGATCAATTGGTCTTTGACTTCTTTTTCCGCCGTCAAAGGAGACGTTACACCTTCTACCCCGTCAATTTTTTTGATTTTATCAATCATTGTACGGAGCTGATCCTCTGTGTCTTTTTTCAAGGCGTGGTCTAATGTCAAGACCATACTGATCGAATTATTGTCTTCTCCCGCTTGTTTTAAAATGGCATTCGCTTTTTCTGAAACAGCATCAGCGGGAAGCTGTGCCTGCCCCTTTTGATTGGCAAGCTCCGTGACGTTCGGAGAAAACAAACTCAGTATCACGGTTAGTGCTAATATAACGGCTGCAATAGCCCACTTGAATTTGATGATTGCTCTCATTCGGCAGGATCTCCTCCTTTAAATTTGCTTTTTAGAATGGTGAATATCTCTATGATAGAGTTTAAGTGTTCCTCATCTATATCGTCGATTAGCTCTTTAAGAGCATTAAAAATAGCTGAATCTAATTCATCCAGTATGTCTTCACCGCTGGCTGTGATGTTGATAAGCTTAGAGCGCTTATCACGATTTGCCGGACAGTCATCCCATTCAACCAATCCTTTTTCAAGCAGTTTTTTCAATCTGTTCGAAATCGCGCTCTTATGTACATTTTGATACATAGCCAGACTGCCGGGAGAGGTTGGTCCTTTGACTTTTAAAATTTTTAACAGGTCCGCCTGTTCTCTGGAGATATGCTTGAAGACATCCTGATTGATTTCACGATGCACAAACTCTGTCCCCTCGAGTAATACTTCCACAAACAGGTTTATCGCCTGACATAGCTTTTGTTCATTCAACATCTTCCCCTCCTCCAATTAGTTTACCCCTCTAAACTATATGATCAATGTCAATTAGTTTATTCCTCTAAACTATGTCTGTCAACCTATTTTATTTATGAAAACTCCACAAAGAACTCCTGTTCGTTATACAATGGAGGTATAAACCCGAAAGGAGAAAACCGACATGTCAGATTTCTCACTGCATTTTTATGAATATAACGTATGGGCCAATCAGCAAATATTCAATCGGTTAAAAGAGCTTCCAAAAGAGGTCTATCGCCAAGACATTCAAAGTGTGTTTCCGTCTATATCCCATGTCTTATCTCATGTTTACCTCTCTGATCTCGGCTGGATTGAAGTATTTTCCGGCAAAAGCATGAACGATGCTCTGGCATTAGCTGAACAGCTTAAGGACCAGACAGAGGCAAAAGAAATAGAGGAGATGGAAGCCCTGTTTTTGAAGTTATCCGAGCGCTACACCTTATGTTTACAGCAAAACGAACAGATCGATAAACCTCTCCAGATTCAAAACCCCTCAGGCGGAATCATGCCAACGACTGTTGCTGAGCTGGTTCCCCACGTAGTCAATCACGGGACATACCACCGCGGAAATATCACAGCAATGCTGCATCAGGCAGGATACGCATCTGCTCCCACAGATTAT
The Bacillus vallismortis genome window above contains:
- a CDS encoding MarR family transcriptional regulator; translation: MNEQKLCQAINLFVEVLLEGTEFVHREINQDVFKHISREQADLLKILKVKGPTSPGSLAMYQNVHKSAISNRLKKLLEKGLVEWDDCPANRDKRSKLINITASGEDILDELDSAIFNALKELIDDIDEEHLNSIIEIFTILKSKFKGGDPAE
- a CDS encoding MMPL family transporter yields the protein MRAIIKFKWAIAAVILALTVILSLFSPNVTELANQKGQAQLPADAVSEKANAILKQAGEDNNSISMVLTLDHALKKDTEDQLRTMIDKIKKIDGVEGVTSPLTAEKEVKDQLISKDKKTVLVPVTITGSDKKAEKIADDMYKVVPDDVTAYITGASLINQDFAHSSEEGLKKTEVITVCLIIGLLLIVFRSVVTPFIPIVVVGFSYLISQSILGILVYNVDFPISTFTQTFLVAILFGIGTDYCILLLTRFREELANGYDKKEAALIAYRTGGKTLFISGFAVLIGFSALGFAKFAIFQSAVGVAVGVGILMIILYTLLPLFMVTLGEKLFWPSKKVLSHSDNKLWAFLGRHSVVRPFLFIVITVIITLPFILAYDDQISFDSTAEISSDYQSVKALEAIKDGFGEGKAFPINVIVKGDKELTTADTIPYLGNVSKAIEKVDHVDSVMTITQPTGDTIKDLYIDKQLNSVSDGLDKTAKGITDVQSGLTDIENGLNQMAGQTGSASDSSSGGSLGDAADGLGKINQQLQLVSKQISQTGNTAQTVQQLTAISGQLGQIQTGLEQADQQLSGQQAQAGTLTESLKKLAGGVKSANDGLTKISDGMSASSDMLENMGKSSSVRDTGIFIPDQVMKDKGFKKSIDQYSFADGKGVKLSVVLDSNPYSEQAITTINQIKKAVANEVDGTPLEDAQIVYGGVTSVNADLKELSTADFSRTMVIMIIGLFIVLTILFRSMIMPIYMIASLLLTYYTSISITELIFVNGLGNAGVSWAVPFFSFVILIALGVDYSIFLLDRFKEEVHLGIEQGVIKSMSKMGSVIITAAIILAGTFAAMMPSGVNTLMQVASVIIIGLLLYGLVILPLFMPAIIVTFGEGNWWPFRRKKIKE
- a CDS encoding nitroreductase family protein: MIKTNDFMEIMKGRRSIRNYDPTVTISKEEMKEILEEATTAPSSVNAQPWRFLVIDSPEGKEKLAPLASFNQTQVTTSSAVIAVFADMNNADYLEEIYSKAVELGYMPQEVKDRQIAALTAHFEKLPAQVNRETILIDGGLVSMQLMLTARAHGYDTNPIGGYDKENIAETFGLDKERYVPVMLLSIGKAADEGYASYRLPIDTIAEWK
- the dinB gene encoding damage-inducible protein DinB, whose amino-acid sequence is MSDFSLHFYEYNVWANQQIFNRLKELPKEVYRQDIQSVFPSISHVLSHVYLSDLGWIEVFSGKSMNDALALAEQLKDQTEAKEIEEMEALFLKLSERYTLCLQQNEQIDKPLQIQNPSGGIMPTTVAELVPHVVNHGTYHRGNITAMLHQAGYASAPTDYGLYLYMKKAEMA